A genomic region of Microbulbifer sp. MI-G contains the following coding sequences:
- a CDS encoding Nmad5 family putative nucleotide modification protein — protein sequence MKSFPITNEMRSNIARTLTSKAVEKEIRAIAKEADRLNTVFWKLYEKKLRAASGIPSTRWAELIQQEIATHVYQCVPRVAAGEGTEEALRIAGGSNAVQHMSTWLNSGLMETLSKVMQKRVSFSRDLTLVFTASKPLANMKGGDLIEDPDLIAAIKALELRTKAVLNAARDFYNQVQTILNSCRTSKQLQELLPEGAKYLPKPADKGKNLVPTELAASVTEMLQKGIPPVQTTAA from the coding sequence ATGAAATCATTTCCCATTACTAACGAGATGCGTAGCAACATCGCCAGAACTCTCACCTCAAAGGCTGTTGAGAAGGAAATCCGTGCAATTGCCAAAGAAGCTGATCGGCTTAATACAGTGTTCTGGAAGCTGTACGAAAAGAAGTTGCGCGCTGCTTCCGGTATCCCTTCAACCCGCTGGGCAGAACTCATACAGCAAGAGATTGCCACTCACGTTTATCAATGCGTCCCTAGAGTTGCAGCAGGGGAGGGAACTGAAGAGGCCCTGCGTATCGCTGGTGGTTCCAATGCTGTGCAGCATATGAGCACCTGGCTTAACAGCGGCTTAATGGAAACTCTGTCCAAAGTAATGCAGAAAAGAGTCAGTTTTAGCAGGGATCTGACTCTTGTATTTACTGCGTCAAAACCCCTCGCGAATATGAAAGGTGGCGATTTAATAGAAGACCCCGATCTTATTGCAGCCATTAAAGCGCTAGAGCTGCGTACTAAAGCCGTACTTAATGCAGCCAGAGATTTTTACAACCAGGTACAGACCATTCTGAACTCCTGCAGGACCTCAAAGCAACTGCAAGAACTCCTTCCGGAAGGCGCGAAGTACCTGCCCAAGCCAGCGGATAAGGGCAAAAACCTAGTACCCACAGAGCTGGCCGCTTCGGTCACAGAGATGCTGCAAAAAGGTATCCCGCCAGTACAAACAACTGCAGCTTAA
- a CDS encoding DUF6378 domain-containing protein, protein MSSETVSPPDNSARAFLKKAAQHMRDRAEQRDAENGERSMAKTITAFNALYGTSLTEEQGWLFMVLLKQSRASCGVFVPDDYEDGAAYFALAGEAAAKNRR, encoded by the coding sequence GTGAGCTCCGAAACGGTTTCACCACCAGACAACAGCGCCCGCGCCTTCCTGAAAAAAGCCGCTCAGCATATGCGCGACCGCGCTGAACAACGTGATGCGGAAAATGGCGAGCGCTCCATGGCCAAAACCATAACCGCATTCAATGCCCTATACGGTACCAGCCTTACCGAAGAACAGGGATGGCTGTTTATGGTGCTACTGAAGCAGTCCCGTGCAAGCTGCGGGGTGTTTGTACCAGACGACTACGAAGACGGTGCAGCGTACTTTGCCCTGGCCGGTGAAGCCGCAGCAAAAAACAGGAGATAA
- a CDS encoding response regulator transcription factor gives MHGTSSTPKYRKLAPRQAEALTHRARGLSNAETAAAMQCSIANVTNLLSECFFKLHARNSTDAVAKAIKHGLIQFTLVASIISGVGTDTQEQLRTRFQRKPTIKTIRIRNQGENTV, from the coding sequence ATGCACGGCACCAGCTCAACCCCTAAGTACAGGAAACTGGCCCCCCGCCAGGCAGAAGCGCTGACACACCGCGCTCGCGGGCTTAGCAATGCTGAAACCGCCGCCGCTATGCAATGCTCTATCGCCAATGTCACCAACCTCCTCAGCGAATGCTTCTTTAAATTGCACGCCCGTAACAGTACCGATGCCGTCGCTAAAGCCATTAAACACGGCCTGATCCAGTTCACCCTGGTCGCCTCAATCATTAGCGGCGTTGGCACCGATACCCAGGAGCAACTCCGTACCCGGTTCCAGCGCAAACCCACCATTAAAACTATTCGCATACGTAACCAGGGGGAGAACACCGTATGA
- a CDS encoding helix-turn-helix domain-containing protein, which produces MSQNQTPGQVIRSARKSKKLSQERFGKLLGLERSAVRDLEKGKKTSLTFQQFSTLYREFSLTPNEILGIYPPSDTIRVEDVCAAIGRAAPNISKPILNEIPAKKIKR; this is translated from the coding sequence GTGTCCCAAAACCAAACCCCAGGCCAAGTGATACGCTCGGCTAGAAAATCAAAAAAATTGAGCCAGGAGAGATTTGGAAAGCTCCTTGGCCTAGAGCGTAGTGCTGTCAGGGATCTAGAGAAAGGAAAGAAAACCTCGCTAACTTTTCAGCAGTTCTCGACACTTTACCGAGAGTTTTCCCTCACCCCTAACGAGATTCTTGGGATATACCCACCTTCTGATACCATCAGGGTGGAAGATGTGTGCGCTGCCATTGGGCGGGCAGCCCCAAATATATCCAAACCAATTCTAAATGAAATTCCCGCCAAAAAGATAAAACGATAA
- a CDS encoding helix-turn-helix domain-containing protein — protein sequence MSMELMVKAMKLKVGNPLRKLVLLKLADNASDQGECWPSYQHIADQCEISRRSVIAHIKALEKDGFLKINNRKSTNSSKLNASNLFVLTLHKCSESPALGGESPAPGSESPALGGGESPAPRTSHSFEPVNEPIKESNSDSAFDRFWSAGLPKVGKQKAHAAFLVNLKKSKRDAESFADLLIEDIEHRLLANQFGFDRLHPTTYLNQRRWEDEQPEIIPFDRIVESYHRNLPNNVPVTALSDRRREFLTYLWTQRANRELGWFDEFFVFCASQQWLNGSHRADLEWLTDPNNYPRITENAKGAAA from the coding sequence ATGAGTATGGAACTGATGGTTAAAGCCATGAAGCTCAAGGTGGGTAATCCTCTGCGTAAGCTGGTGCTCTTGAAGTTGGCTGATAATGCTAGTGACCAGGGTGAATGTTGGCCTAGCTATCAGCATATCGCTGACCAGTGTGAGATAAGTCGACGCTCAGTTATTGCACACATCAAGGCTTTAGAGAAGGATGGATTTCTGAAAATCAACAATCGGAAATCAACGAATTCCAGCAAGCTAAATGCCAGCAATTTGTTTGTGCTGACTCTGCATAAGTGTAGTGAATCTCCTGCACTAGGTGGTGAATCTCCTGCACCAGGTAGTGAATCTCCTGCACTAGGGGGTGGTGAATCTCCTGCACCCAGAACCAGTCACTCTTTTGAACCAGTCAATGAACCAATCAAAGAATCAAATTCAGATTCGGCATTTGATCGATTCTGGTCAGCAGGGTTACCCAAGGTGGGCAAGCAAAAAGCCCATGCAGCTTTCCTGGTCAACCTGAAAAAATCCAAACGGGATGCGGAGTCGTTTGCGGATTTGCTTATCGAGGATATCGAACACCGCCTGCTGGCCAACCAATTCGGTTTTGACAGGCTGCACCCGACCACCTACCTGAACCAACGCCGTTGGGAGGACGAGCAACCGGAGATCATCCCGTTTGATCGGATTGTCGAGTCTTACCACCGCAACCTGCCCAACAACGTGCCGGTGACAGCCCTGAGTGACCGACGACGGGAATTCCTGACCTACCTGTGGACGCAACGCGCTAATCGCGAGCTGGGTTGGTTTGATGAATTCTTCGTCTTCTGCGCCAGTCAGCAGTGGCTGAACGGTTCCCACAGGGCCGACCTGGAGTGGTTGACCGACCCGAATAATTATCCACGCATCACCGAAAACGCAAAGGGAGCAGCAGCATGA
- a CDS encoding replicative DNA helicase: MMTKSLSRNEQNTLIAAEQMVLGGLLINPSAIEEVFEIVGRSDFMTPAHRTIATAIKSLAENSQPVDAFTVGEELNRTKKLGAAGGVAYLAELCEQTPGASNVRTYAHIAADHAHRRKLLAAFDDFSKAVYTAPIRSVTEIISECQSSLSDLERARDTGTGPQDLDGAAREVLQDWNRLETGEQVKRVHTGWDCIDRRWKGLRGGELVVLAGTTGTGKTVFAMQVAAHNALNGNRALVFSLEMSRRELYRRLVGMIGRIPIGLADSDNPDDRKDFYAQHSQGLTYAVSKLKGIDLGVDDQGALHINQIASRARREHRKSPLSLIVVDYLQQVRGDGMSREREVAGVSAGLKALAKELDIPVLALCQFNREAAKGGRPNMSQLRDSGSIEQDADIVTLLYREDKDNPDSVNPGLVEVNTAKHRRGESGTDNLKAKLSQFRMDVWAGEITPPEPSNRFRQFTG, from the coding sequence ATGATGACCAAATCACTGAGCAGGAACGAGCAGAACACTTTGATTGCTGCAGAGCAGATGGTTCTTGGAGGACTCCTGATCAACCCCTCCGCCATTGAGGAGGTATTCGAGATTGTAGGCCGGTCGGATTTCATGACTCCGGCACACCGCACTATCGCTACAGCCATCAAATCCCTGGCAGAGAATTCCCAGCCAGTAGACGCGTTTACCGTGGGTGAGGAGCTGAACCGCACCAAAAAGCTGGGAGCTGCCGGAGGAGTTGCCTACCTGGCTGAGCTGTGTGAGCAGACTCCGGGGGCATCGAATGTGCGAACCTACGCTCACATTGCTGCTGATCATGCCCATCGCCGTAAGTTGCTGGCAGCTTTCGATGATTTCAGCAAAGCCGTTTACACCGCGCCAATCCGGTCTGTGACGGAGATTATCAGTGAGTGCCAGTCCAGCCTGTCTGATCTGGAGCGTGCCCGAGATACCGGTACAGGCCCTCAAGATCTGGATGGGGCAGCCAGGGAGGTTCTGCAGGATTGGAATCGCCTGGAGACTGGTGAGCAGGTCAAGCGGGTACACACGGGCTGGGATTGCATAGACCGCCGCTGGAAGGGATTGCGTGGTGGGGAATTGGTTGTTTTGGCCGGTACCACTGGTACCGGTAAAACCGTATTTGCAATGCAGGTGGCTGCGCACAATGCGCTCAATGGTAACCGCGCCCTGGTCTTTTCCCTGGAAATGAGCCGCCGGGAACTTTACCGCCGGTTGGTAGGCATGATTGGACGTATCCCCATAGGGCTTGCCGACTCCGACAACCCAGACGACCGCAAAGACTTCTACGCCCAGCACAGCCAGGGCCTGACCTATGCCGTAAGCAAACTCAAAGGCATAGATCTGGGGGTGGATGACCAGGGTGCGTTGCATATCAACCAGATTGCCAGCCGTGCCCGCCGTGAGCACCGCAAGAGCCCGTTGTCATTGATCGTGGTGGATTACCTGCAGCAGGTGCGTGGGGATGGCATGAGCCGTGAGCGGGAAGTGGCTGGCGTCTCTGCCGGGCTCAAGGCATTGGCAAAGGAGCTGGATATACCGGTGTTGGCACTGTGCCAGTTCAACCGTGAAGCGGCCAAAGGTGGTCGGCCCAATATGTCCCAGTTGCGTGATTCCGGTTCTATTGAGCAGGACGCCGATATAGTGACCCTGCTGTACCGGGAGGACAAAGACAATCCTGATTCCGTCAATCCTGGGCTAGTGGAAGTGAACACCGCAAAGCACCGCCGTGGCGAATCGGGCACAGACAACCTGAAGGCCAAGCTCAGCCAATTCCGTATGGATGTATGGGCTGGTGAGATAACCCCACCCGAGCCATCGAATAGATTCCGGCAATTTACTGGTTAA
- a CDS encoding DUF6632 domain-containing protein: MDDITRIKYLTIVMMIIGLFFIFAIYPLMEWLWPEGWGWTPRQPEYEYTIIGTYATLGVFLLLAAKHPIANLVLVWLTIWLSLVDATISLFLFMLAPDQVLEDNLIGEIPAQFLIAGVLWYLIPKNIKLLQRLHGDSE, encoded by the coding sequence ATGGATGACATCACCCGTATCAAATACCTCACCATTGTCATGATGATTATAGGCTTGTTTTTTATCTTTGCTATTTACCCGTTAATGGAATGGTTATGGCCTGAAGGATGGGGATGGACACCGCGGCAGCCCGAATACGAATATACTATTATAGGAACCTATGCAACTCTGGGTGTATTCCTGTTGCTCGCCGCTAAACACCCCATTGCTAACCTCGTTCTAGTTTGGCTCACAATTTGGTTGAGCTTGGTAGATGCAACCATCAGTCTTTTCCTTTTTATGCTGGCACCTGATCAAGTCCTTGAAGATAACTTGATCGGTGAGATCCCCGCACAGTTTTTAATTGCTGGAGTTCTCTGGTACCTAATACCCAAAAACATTAAATTATTACAACGACTGCACGGCGATAGTGAGTAA
- a CDS encoding hexameric tyrosine-coordinated heme protein — protein sequence MNHLPEEELTMIPGGSLITATPEEGRSLAMMIARHTIHNIQPDLDKLVAGRETYATDPDSLIAASQVVAIEFQTIAAANNYWK from the coding sequence ATGAATCATTTGCCAGAAGAAGAGTTAACTATGATACCTGGCGGGAGTTTAATCACCGCTACCCCAGAAGAGGGAAGATCCTTAGCGATGATGATCGCTCGCCATACGATCCATAACATCCAGCCAGACCTTGATAAGCTTGTGGCTGGTCGTGAGACATATGCAACTGACCCAGACAGCCTAATAGCTGCAAGCCAGGTTGTAGCAATTGAATTTCAAACCATTGCAGCAGCTAACAACTACTGGAAGTGA
- a CDS encoding DUF6632 domain-containing protein, whose amino-acid sequence MDDLTRVKYLRIALIIIGIFRIIGTYPMMSWARPLEWGWMSPYTEYKLVILSVYITLGIFLIRASNNLFANLGLIWFTIFLHFISATVLTILEVSGQSSQADLIGVISMQYLIAGVLWYLMPRNLKRLQQQLKIGSE is encoded by the coding sequence ATGGACGATCTCACCCGTGTCAAGTACCTCCGCATTGCACTGATAATTATAGGTATATTCCGTATCATTGGCACTTACCCGATGATGTCATGGGCACGCCCACTAGAATGGGGGTGGATGTCGCCGTATACAGAATATAAACTAGTTATCCTGTCGGTATATATAACCCTGGGCATTTTTCTAATCCGGGCTTCCAACAACCTCTTTGCGAATCTCGGTCTGATTTGGTTCACTATTTTCTTACATTTTATATCTGCCACCGTGCTTACGATACTGGAAGTAAGTGGTCAATCCAGCCAGGCAGACTTAATTGGAGTTATATCCATGCAGTATTTAATCGCCGGGGTTCTCTGGTACTTAATGCCCAGAAACCTGAAAAGGCTACAGCAGCAATTAAAGATTGGCAGCGAATGA
- a CDS encoding D-Ala-D-Ala carboxypeptidase family metallohydrolase: protein MFKNPYFTKAELSCRCCGKLNFLDDTLRRLIRVRERFNKPMVINSGYRCQEHCARIGSTMTHTTGQAVDVSVAGGRAYELLGIAIEEGFTGIGVKQHGPHGGRFLHLDDLGAISGKRTGPTIWSYL, encoded by the coding sequence ATGTTCAAAAACCCCTACTTCACGAAAGCGGAGCTGTCCTGCCGTTGTTGCGGGAAACTCAACTTCTTGGATGACACACTGCGTCGATTGATCAGGGTCAGGGAGCGCTTCAACAAGCCGATGGTGATCAATTCCGGCTATCGCTGCCAGGAACACTGCGCCAGGATCGGCTCCACCATGACGCATACCACGGGGCAGGCGGTGGATGTATCAGTTGCTGGTGGGCGTGCCTATGAGCTGCTGGGGATAGCGATAGAGGAAGGCTTTACCGGCATTGGGGTGAAGCAGCATGGTCCTCATGGCGGCAGATTCCTGCACCTGGATGATCTTGGAGCTATTTCGGGCAAGCGTACCGGCCCCACAATCTGGAGCTACCTTTGA